In the genome of Nitrospira japonica, one region contains:
- a CDS encoding DUF3015 family protein, whose translation MRRMYTHSLCMSLLLVSMTGCSFAPSFFDVTPDTASDSTHAWWTEDGLVKPDYKLVAFAAYGWLDLEQDFARGEGEHLASLASVLGVEEDSRLTFEAAAQQRFEAVVPPDRTIHMQQLRALVK comes from the coding sequence ATGCGACGCATGTACACACACTCGTTATGCATGAGTCTCCTGCTCGTCTCCATGACCGGCTGCTCCTTTGCTCCGAGCTTCTTTGATGTAACCCCTGATACCGCCTCCGATTCGACGCATGCTTGGTGGACCGAGGATGGACTGGTGAAACCTGATTACAAGCTTGTGGCCTTTGCCGCATACGGTTGGCTCGATCTCGAACAAGACTTTGCTCGGGGCGAGGGAGAACATCTGGCCTCGCTGGCATCTGTGTTAGGCGTGGAAGAAGACTCCCGGCTGACGTTTGAGGCAGCGGCCCAGCAGCGGTTTGAAGCCGTGGTGCCACCCGACCGCACGATTCACATGCAGCAGCTTCGCGCCCTCGTGAAATGA
- the cysC gene encoding adenylyl-sulfate kinase, producing the protein MTEQTANGFVVWLTGLPGAGKSTLARLLESELRGFGLAVERLDGDEVRQHLTKDLGFSKEDRMENVRRIAYVAKLLSRIGGVAIVAAIAPYAEARRSARTEIGTFVEVFVRCPLEVCVQRDVKGLYAKAYRGEIAQMTGVSAPYEAPVNPEVIVDTDQELPAQSLKKILHQLRVMKLVP; encoded by the coding sequence GTGACCGAGCAGACCGCGAACGGATTCGTCGTCTGGCTGACCGGCCTGCCTGGAGCGGGCAAGAGCACATTGGCTCGCTTGTTGGAATCGGAGCTTCGAGGGTTCGGCCTGGCGGTCGAACGGCTCGACGGAGACGAAGTCCGGCAACATCTCACCAAGGACCTGGGGTTCTCCAAGGAAGACCGCATGGAGAACGTCCGCCGTATCGCCTATGTCGCCAAACTGCTGTCACGAATCGGCGGCGTCGCCATCGTCGCCGCGATCGCTCCCTATGCCGAGGCACGACGCTCAGCCAGAACGGAGATCGGCACGTTCGTGGAAGTCTTCGTTCGATGTCCGCTTGAGGTCTGCGTGCAACGCGATGTGAAAGGACTGTATGCCAAGGCCTACCGAGGCGAGATTGCTCAGATGACCGGCGTATCGGCCCCTTATGAGGCACCGGTCAATCCCGAAGTGATCGTGGATACCGATCAGGAACTCCCCGCGCAAAGCCTCAAGAAAATCCTGCATCAACTCCGGGTCATGAAGCTCGTTCCCTAA
- a CDS encoding PepSY-associated TM helix domain-containing protein — protein MNHLMLLMHRWAGLVMAGFLVMSGLTGAVISWDHELDDFLNPHLTHVTSQGPTIPILDLVKTIESRDPRAQVTFIPLAHEAGDSLVFGVDSRVDPQTGRLYELGYNQVFIDPVTGRELGRREWGAVWPVTKETFVSFLYRLHYTLHLPELWGIDRWGIWLMGGIAILWALDCFVGLYLTLPNRMSKETVHAHPSWWMRWKPSWMVKLSGTLRRINFDLHRAFGLWAWGLLFMLAFTAFSLNLYREMFYPLMSLVSEVTPSPFDVREPSDKHHPIVPVVGYESILDRARQEGLQRGWEEPLGEIFYNQEFGIYGVSFFHPGDDHGAAGVGPSALYFDGSDGRYLGDRRPWKGTAADIFVQAQFPMHSGRILGLPGRILVSFLGLGTAVLSVTGVIIWWRKHGAYSRRAQRQADHLNLIPTG, from the coding sequence ATGAATCACCTCATGCTGCTCATGCATCGATGGGCGGGGTTGGTCATGGCGGGATTTCTCGTCATGTCCGGACTGACCGGTGCGGTGATCTCCTGGGATCACGAGCTGGACGATTTCCTCAATCCACATCTCACGCACGTCACGAGCCAGGGACCGACCATCCCGATCCTCGACCTCGTGAAGACCATCGAGTCGCGTGATCCCCGGGCACAAGTCACGTTCATTCCGCTGGCGCACGAGGCGGGTGACTCTTTAGTTTTTGGCGTCGATTCCCGCGTCGATCCCCAGACGGGCCGGCTGTACGAACTTGGCTACAATCAAGTGTTCATCGACCCGGTCACGGGGCGGGAGCTGGGCCGGCGGGAGTGGGGCGCAGTCTGGCCGGTCACAAAGGAGACGTTCGTCTCGTTTCTCTACCGGCTGCATTACACGCTGCACCTTCCCGAGCTGTGGGGTATCGACCGGTGGGGCATCTGGCTGATGGGCGGTATCGCCATCTTATGGGCGCTGGATTGCTTCGTGGGTTTGTACCTGACCCTTCCGAACCGCATGTCGAAAGAAACCGTTCATGCCCATCCAAGCTGGTGGATGAGATGGAAACCGTCCTGGATGGTCAAACTGTCGGGCACGCTCAGACGAATCAATTTCGACCTCCATCGCGCGTTCGGTCTCTGGGCGTGGGGCCTGTTGTTCATGCTGGCCTTCACGGCATTCTCGCTCAATCTCTACCGGGAAATGTTCTATCCGCTCATGTCGCTGGTCAGTGAGGTGACGCCGTCTCCATTCGACGTGCGGGAGCCGAGCGATAAACATCATCCCATTGTGCCGGTGGTCGGCTACGAGTCGATTCTCGACCGGGCCAGGCAGGAAGGACTCCAACGAGGCTGGGAAGAGCCGCTTGGCGAGATCTTCTACAACCAGGAATTCGGCATATACGGAGTCAGCTTCTTCCATCCCGGGGATGATCACGGCGCGGCGGGCGTGGGTCCCAGCGCGTTGTATTTCGACGGAAGCGACGGCCGCTACCTCGGCGATCGCCGACCGTGGAAAGGCACGGCGGCAGACATTTTCGTCCAAGCCCAGTTCCCCATGCACTCCGGCCGAATCCTCGGTCTGCCGGGCCGCATCCTCGTGTCGTTCCTCGGACTGGGAACCGCCGTCCTCTCCGTGACCGGCGTCATCATCTGGTGGCGCAAGCACGGGGCCTATAGCCGGCGAGCCCAGCGCCAGGCGGACCATCTCAATCTCATTCCCACGGGATAA
- a CDS encoding tetratricopeptide repeat-containing sulfotransferase family protein codes for MTQQTPSTPPTLLDLINAALRRDDSTSALGLCDERLALLPDDAEAQRYRGQIYAWQGDFEAARAAARHATELAPNDPRAWSDLGRVWGLSHDWPAAVRCFRQAVSLQADYADGWHNLGTALKQVGEQERSLVCLQRALALEPTRAETYLAMGGLLVEDGQLDEALWCFERAAAHAPDSSRARNRLAQELSDFGQVNQADLLFRHSLSCNPRDLDAWFGLGQAMEDLGRADLAPTCYLNILTQQPSHSLALSQYLMVTKNEEEAAPWAAQAQLALTRRDAPDEAIALVGYGLAKYHDRRAQYEQAAQSGQAANAARRRTAGALDRQALQARVDGISGTYTADFFTDRRSFGIGTDQPVFIVGLPRSGTTLIEQVLSAHPAMHGAGELPDLARLAVQSIAGQKQAPWKAAACLQDEMTSRLLAHEYLQALRRNAPPDCPRISDKQPLNFFHLTFAALLFPNARVIHCRRDAKDNALSIWMENFNPDQRYATDFADLAFFRTQYERLMAHWHAALPLTILDVQYEDVVADLEGQARRLMTFLGAPWDDRCLNFHQQERAVQTPSRWQVRQPIYTKSVGRWKHYAPYLPELTEAFSQQSPDSSAIPQ; via the coding sequence ATGACGCAGCAGACTCCGAGCACACCCCCGACATTGCTCGATCTGATCAACGCCGCGCTGAGGCGCGACGACTCCACCTCTGCCCTGGGCCTGTGCGACGAGCGTCTTGCACTCCTACCGGACGATGCTGAGGCGCAGCGGTATCGTGGCCAGATCTATGCTTGGCAGGGCGACTTCGAAGCAGCCCGTGCTGCAGCGCGGCACGCCACGGAACTGGCACCGAACGATCCGCGCGCCTGGTCTGACCTGGGCCGCGTGTGGGGTCTATCCCATGACTGGCCGGCCGCCGTCCGCTGTTTCCGACAGGCTGTGAGTCTTCAAGCCGACTATGCCGATGGCTGGCACAATCTCGGGACAGCTCTCAAGCAGGTCGGCGAACAGGAGCGGTCGTTGGTTTGTCTCCAGCGGGCACTGGCCCTCGAACCCACCCGCGCCGAGACCTATCTGGCGATGGGAGGCCTCTTGGTCGAAGACGGGCAACTCGACGAAGCGCTCTGGTGCTTTGAGCGGGCCGCAGCCCATGCCCCGGATTCGTCGCGCGCGCGAAACCGTCTGGCCCAGGAACTCTCCGATTTTGGTCAAGTGAACCAGGCCGATCTCTTGTTTCGACATTCGCTCAGCTGCAACCCTCGCGATCTCGACGCCTGGTTCGGCTTGGGCCAGGCCATGGAGGATCTCGGCCGTGCCGACCTGGCTCCGACGTGCTACCTAAACATATTGACGCAGCAGCCAAGCCACAGCTTGGCGCTGAGCCAGTATCTGATGGTGACAAAGAATGAAGAAGAAGCGGCTCCGTGGGCCGCGCAGGCCCAACTGGCACTCACCAGGCGCGATGCCCCGGATGAAGCCATAGCACTCGTGGGCTATGGCCTCGCGAAGTATCATGATCGGCGCGCCCAGTATGAACAGGCCGCCCAATCAGGACAGGCGGCCAATGCCGCGCGCAGGCGAACAGCGGGCGCCTTGGATCGGCAGGCGTTGCAGGCACGTGTGGACGGGATCAGCGGGACCTACACGGCGGACTTCTTTACCGACCGACGCTCGTTCGGCATCGGTACGGATCAACCCGTGTTCATTGTCGGACTGCCTCGGTCTGGCACCACACTGATTGAACAAGTCCTCTCCGCGCATCCGGCTATGCATGGAGCCGGGGAATTACCCGATCTCGCCCGTCTGGCCGTGCAATCGATAGCCGGACAGAAGCAGGCGCCTTGGAAAGCCGCCGCATGCTTACAGGATGAGATGACCAGCCGCCTGCTGGCGCATGAATATCTGCAGGCGCTGCGCCGCAATGCCCCGCCGGACTGTCCCCGCATCAGCGACAAGCAGCCCCTCAACTTTTTCCACTTGACCTTTGCCGCGCTGTTGTTTCCCAATGCCCGTGTGATCCATTGCCGGCGTGATGCCAAGGACAATGCCCTGTCGATCTGGATGGAGAACTTCAACCCGGATCAACGCTACGCCACGGACTTTGCCGATCTGGCCTTCTTCCGCACGCAATATGAGCGGCTGATGGCGCACTGGCATGCGGCCCTGCCGCTCACGATCCTCGACGTCCAATACGAGGACGTCGTGGCGGATCTCGAAGGGCAAGCACGGAGATTGATGACCTTTCTCGGTGCACCCTGGGACGACCGCTGTTTGAATTTCCATCAGCAGGAGCGCGCCGTCCAGACGCCCAGCCGCTGGCAGGTCCGCCAGCCGATCTATACGAAATCCGTCGGCCGCTGGAAACACTACGCCCCTTACTTGCCCGAGCTGACTGAGGCTTTTTCGCAACAGTCCCCTGACTCTTCTGCCATTCCTCAGTGA
- a CDS encoding TonB-dependent siderophore receptor: MRIRRKQASTRIWQPGLAWIMATTAMVHFGLCAPETAVAKEPNNEEEFNRKRLGMPDRKDRDPHTPGREDWWRQSDPPSKRSRATGQQNLVAQSPADTPKEFDFDIPPQPLTSALHRFGEQADLQFAYATEDVEHVRTAGVSGRRTAEDALRLLLVDTGLVYRITEANIVTLERQSNQSGLGTGLAVGAAAAGTAGAVYAQADGDISDSPTSGTQSKPVKLPEVVVKDVVERAPVVDSPDSYKADVSSEAVLRFPAPIQELPQSVGVVTKDSIRERRAVTQQQALEGIAGVGKTSQSALAADDYFIRGFATDQRTPGFTRDNGLSAFNSYFSDPTLYERIEVIKGPASFTSGLVGAGGFVNRLLKAPQKENFVIAEAGAGSAGHYRTTLDANGVLPTLPIAGRFVFAQNQDPEFFRNSGNQRFSFLPSVRFSPSDDFDITIIGNVQRLRGKGYIGTSTNTEGGIPASLFDSLLASDNTFSNDYQSAHIEAEKRFAQGFRLKAKGQYSHSDSNYRYGASYQPGGIGASGNFDVYGFGRDLKRDSLAGEISLTKDFSLLGNLSSVAFGMDYSNARQRSLSTDFLFLGTGNLSNPNNNIPFPPALSGPATNVDQDLTIQQTGLFAQGLLRPLAGTTVMLALRGNWINQQGEANFANNSEVGMNQSKLTPQLGISQRVIEGLNVYASYGESIQANFAITSNGSLLAPMTGKSFEIGSKWEPLAQRIRVTAALFRTNLDNVSTPDPNNLLFSIGGQGQRNQGFEFEAQGALIPRLQVNLAYTFLEAEITKSPTPGVVGTRAYNVPKHTVSAFGSYDLSELLTKGLKLGAVVYYRSEVSGTPGVNQDETFAGYSRADVFAIYAPLKWLSLQLNVNNVFNTHYIEAPVSYAAFNQFGAPRHVIGMLRLTF; this comes from the coding sequence ATGAGGATTCGGCGCAAGCAAGCGAGCACACGGATCTGGCAACCAGGCCTGGCTTGGATCATGGCCACGACGGCCATGGTCCACTTCGGTCTGTGCGCGCCTGAGACTGCGGTTGCAAAAGAACCAAACAATGAGGAGGAGTTCAACAGGAAGCGATTGGGTATGCCCGATCGAAAGGACCGAGATCCCCATACCCCTGGCCGTGAAGACTGGTGGAGACAATCAGACCCACCGTCCAAGAGGTCTCGCGCAACAGGCCAGCAGAATCTCGTCGCGCAATCCCCCGCCGATACACCGAAGGAATTCGACTTTGACATCCCGCCACAGCCGCTGACCTCTGCCCTGCATCGCTTCGGAGAACAAGCCGACCTGCAATTTGCCTATGCAACGGAAGATGTCGAGCACGTGCGCACGGCCGGCGTGTCCGGCCGGCGCACCGCAGAAGATGCCTTGCGTCTGCTGTTAGTCGATACCGGATTGGTCTATCGCATCACGGAAGCCAATATCGTCACGTTGGAACGCCAGAGCAACCAGAGCGGCCTTGGAACCGGACTGGCTGTAGGCGCGGCTGCGGCAGGGACGGCCGGAGCGGTCTATGCCCAAGCTGACGGGGATATCTCCGATTCGCCGACAAGCGGAACACAATCGAAGCCCGTGAAACTTCCCGAGGTGGTCGTCAAGGACGTGGTCGAACGGGCGCCGGTCGTCGATTCGCCGGACAGCTACAAGGCCGACGTCTCGTCGGAGGCCGTCCTTCGCTTTCCCGCGCCGATTCAAGAACTCCCGCAATCCGTCGGCGTTGTGACCAAGGACAGCATTCGCGAGCGCCGGGCTGTGACTCAACAGCAGGCCTTGGAAGGGATCGCCGGTGTGGGAAAAACCTCTCAATCCGCGCTGGCGGCGGACGACTATTTCATCCGCGGTTTTGCGACGGATCAACGCACGCCGGGCTTTACCCGCGACAACGGCCTCTCGGCCTTCAACAGCTATTTCTCCGACCCCACACTCTACGAACGCATTGAAGTCATCAAAGGACCCGCGTCCTTTACCAGTGGCCTGGTCGGCGCGGGCGGCTTCGTCAACCGTCTTCTGAAGGCGCCGCAGAAGGAGAATTTTGTCATCGCGGAGGCCGGAGCCGGTTCCGCCGGCCACTACAGAACGACGCTGGACGCCAACGGGGTTCTGCCGACCCTGCCGATCGCCGGCCGCTTCGTGTTCGCGCAAAACCAGGATCCGGAATTTTTCCGCAACAGCGGCAATCAGCGTTTCTCGTTTCTCCCTTCCGTCCGTTTCAGCCCAAGCGATGACTTCGACATTACCATCATCGGCAATGTTCAACGCTTGAGGGGGAAAGGTTACATAGGGACGTCGACCAACACCGAGGGAGGGATTCCCGCCTCTCTCTTCGACAGCCTTCTGGCCAGCGACAATACTTTCTCAAACGACTACCAAAGCGCCCATATCGAAGCCGAGAAGAGATTTGCCCAGGGCTTTCGCTTAAAGGCCAAGGGCCAATACAGCCACAGCGACAGCAACTATCGCTATGGAGCCAGCTATCAACCGGGGGGCATCGGTGCGAGCGGAAACTTCGACGTCTACGGATTTGGCCGGGACCTCAAACGAGACTCACTGGCAGGTGAAATCAGCCTGACGAAGGACTTCTCGCTCTTGGGCAACCTCAGTTCCGTGGCATTCGGCATGGATTATTCCAACGCGCGGCAACGCTCTCTCAGCACGGACTTCCTGTTCCTTGGCACGGGAAACCTCTCGAACCCCAACAACAATATTCCCTTCCCTCCCGCACTGAGCGGCCCGGCCACTAATGTCGATCAGGATCTCACGATTCAGCAAACCGGTCTCTTCGCACAGGGGTTGCTGCGCCCTCTTGCCGGGACAACGGTGATGCTGGCCCTACGGGGCAATTGGATCAACCAACAGGGAGAGGCCAACTTCGCGAACAACTCTGAAGTCGGGATGAATCAATCCAAGCTCACGCCGCAACTGGGCATCTCCCAGCGCGTCATCGAGGGGTTGAACGTCTATGCGTCGTACGGCGAAAGCATCCAAGCGAATTTCGCCATTACCTCAAACGGCTCGCTCTTGGCTCCCATGACGGGCAAGTCGTTCGAAATCGGGAGCAAGTGGGAGCCGCTTGCACAACGGATCCGAGTCACCGCGGCGCTGTTCCGAACGAACTTGGACAACGTGTCTACCCCTGACCCGAATAATCTGCTTTTCTCCATCGGTGGGCAGGGGCAGCGCAATCAAGGGTTTGAATTCGAAGCACAGGGTGCGCTGATTCCGCGATTGCAGGTCAATCTGGCCTACACCTTTCTCGAAGCCGAAATCACGAAGAGTCCGACTCCCGGCGTGGTCGGCACACGCGCATACAACGTTCCCAAGCACACGGTCAGCGCCTTCGGCAGTTATGATTTGTCCGAGCTGCTCACCAAGGGATTGAAGCTCGGTGCGGTCGTCTATTACCGGAGCGAAGTCTCAGGAACCCCGGGGGTGAATCAAGATGAGACATTCGCGGGGTACAGCAGAGCGGACGTCTTTGCCATCTATGCTCCGCTGAAATGGCTGAGCCTCCAACTGAACGTCAACAACGTCTTCAATACGCACTATATCGAAGCCCCCGTCAGCTATGCGGCATTCAATCAATTCGGCGCGCCGCGGCACGTGATCGGCATGCTGCGGCTGACGTTCTAG
- a CDS encoding FecR family protein, producing the protein MADQIDQDNTGDTHASGVSDIAQEWIVRLVSGRITAEELRLLKAWLAEQPSHQRAFDRERTVWQQLDQLQHVSAALLEEDRRTPEPPARLRRHGRRYALVGGLAAACLAFIVLYQDIRAFLLADHHTGVGHVQVVTLPDGGLAHLNSDTAIAVSYTDHERRVDLLRGEALFEVVSNPQRPFRVAAQDGVTQAVGTAFVVRADPQQTRITVVEGTVGVFAGTDVQTGQQVIVRKDQHTVYRPGETPQDARPADGGSAKAWSQGIIAIEGQPFAQAMAELDRYRPGRIVVLADRSRTKPVSGRFKIQKVDDAISALAKLQGLQVVHVAGYFVFIL; encoded by the coding sequence ATGGCTGACCAGATCGATCAGGACAATACCGGCGACACGCACGCATCAGGAGTGTCGGACATCGCCCAAGAGTGGATCGTGCGTCTCGTCTCCGGCCGGATTACGGCGGAAGAACTCCGGCTTCTGAAGGCCTGGCTTGCCGAACAACCTTCTCACCAGCGCGCGTTCGATCGCGAGCGGACGGTCTGGCAGCAGCTGGATCAGCTCCAACATGTGAGTGCAGCGCTACTGGAGGAAGATCGCCGAACTCCCGAGCCACCGGCCAGGCTGCGCCGGCATGGCCGCCGATATGCCCTCGTCGGAGGGCTTGCTGCGGCCTGCCTGGCGTTCATCGTGCTGTATCAGGATATTCGAGCGTTTCTTCTCGCCGACCATCACACCGGTGTCGGTCACGTGCAGGTCGTGACTTTGCCGGATGGAGGCTTGGCGCACCTCAACAGCGACACTGCCATCGCCGTGTCATATACGGACCACGAGCGACGCGTCGATCTCTTGCGAGGCGAAGCGCTGTTCGAAGTCGTGTCCAATCCACAGAGACCCTTTCGGGTCGCGGCCCAGGATGGGGTCACGCAGGCCGTCGGGACGGCGTTCGTCGTACGCGCAGACCCGCAGCAGACTCGCATTACGGTGGTGGAAGGGACGGTCGGTGTGTTTGCCGGTACTGACGTGCAAACCGGGCAACAGGTCATCGTCCGCAAAGATCAACACACGGTCTATCGTCCCGGAGAAACGCCTCAGGACGCTCGACCAGCCGACGGAGGATCGGCCAAGGCCTGGTCACAGGGCATTATCGCGATCGAGGGACAACCGTTCGCACAGGCGATGGCTGAACTCGATCGCTATCGGCCCGGCCGCATTGTCGTTCTGGCCGATCGCTCCCGTACGAAGCCCGTGAGCGGACGATTCAAGATTCAGAAAGTGGACGACGCGATCAGTGCGCTCGCGAAGCTCCAAGGACTCCAGGTTGTGCATGTCGCCGGCTACTTCGTCTTTATTCTGTAG
- a CDS encoding RNA polymerase sigma factor has translation MSQTQLSQVFLEHEEDLFRFLLRRIKCVFTARDMTHDLFLKISAQGETAHIQNQKAYLFRMAANLATDYLRVEQNRAHILAETNELLWGDTDGRDPERISIAREELARSERVLAQLPLLSRKIFHLNRFEGKSYPEIANELNLSPSTVEHHIRTALRQLSKVRNL, from the coding sequence ATGTCGCAGACACAGCTGTCGCAGGTCTTTCTGGAACACGAAGAAGACCTCTTTCGCTTTCTTCTCCGCCGGATCAAGTGCGTCTTCACTGCCCGGGATATGACGCATGATCTCTTTCTGAAAATCTCCGCTCAGGGCGAAACCGCCCACATCCAGAACCAAAAGGCCTATCTGTTCCGCATGGCCGCCAATCTCGCCACGGACTATTTGCGGGTCGAGCAGAATCGCGCACACATTCTGGCTGAGACCAACGAATTGTTATGGGGGGACACGGACGGCCGGGACCCGGAACGCATATCGATCGCCCGGGAAGAATTGGCCCGGTCGGAGCGGGTCCTGGCACAGCTTCCGCTCTTGAGTCGAAAAATCTTCCACCTCAATCGGTTCGAGGGCAAGTCCTACCCCGAGATCGCGAACGAGCTGAACCTGTCGCCCTCCACGGTGGAACACCACATTCGGACCGCGCTCAGGCAATTATCCAAAGTCCGAAATCTCTGA
- a CDS encoding tetratricopeptide repeat-containing sulfotransferase family protein, translated as MLLESLNASLKVGDPSTAQGLCEEHLRLVPNDADAHRYLAQLCLVLGGQERAINLAVRATELTPDDPRTWSDLGRVHVLLRNLPEAIACFQKAVAVDPTYTDGWHNLGIALKQTGNHEQALDALKQALLIDPTRAETYLSLGNLLVEAEQLEDAIACYERAVAHDPHLARAHSRLGQELLQRGEPERAEALFRHTLSLDQNDAASWSDLARTLEDLGQAEAALSCYRNVLHRQPGHAVALGQYLALIKGDEGLAWAAQVETALDGTQRSPEAQALVGYGLAKFYDRRGRFSDAARAATRANAGRQQAAGRFHREALRTRVDGIVETYQTDFFAERRSFGIGTDQPVFIVGLPRSGTTLVEQILAAHPLMHGAGELPDLARLAGQSVAGQDIAPWQAAYQLTDEMTSRLLAHEYLRALRRNAPPDCPRISDKQPLNFFHLAFAALLFPNARVIHCRRDAKDNALSIWMENFNPDQRYATDFADLAFFRSQYERLMAHWHTALPLTIHDVQYEDVVADLEGQARRLMSFLGAPWDDRCLNFHQQERAVQTPSRWQVRQPIYTKSVGRWKHYAPHLPELEKAFARSDHSA; from the coding sequence ATGCTACTTGAGTCCCTCAATGCCTCTCTCAAGGTCGGTGATCCATCCACCGCCCAAGGACTCTGCGAGGAACACTTGCGCCTTGTGCCAAACGATGCCGATGCTCACCGGTATCTTGCCCAGCTCTGTTTGGTGCTCGGCGGACAAGAACGTGCCATCAATCTGGCTGTACGCGCGACGGAACTGACGCCGGACGATCCGCGCACCTGGTCCGATCTCGGACGAGTGCATGTGTTGTTACGAAACCTGCCGGAAGCGATCGCGTGCTTTCAAAAGGCCGTCGCCGTCGACCCCACGTACACCGACGGTTGGCACAATCTTGGAATCGCGCTCAAACAAACGGGGAACCACGAACAGGCCCTCGATGCACTGAAGCAGGCGCTCCTGATCGATCCGACCCGCGCCGAAACCTATCTCTCCCTGGGCAATCTCTTGGTCGAGGCGGAGCAGTTAGAGGATGCTATCGCCTGTTATGAACGGGCCGTGGCGCACGATCCTCATCTCGCGCGAGCCCACAGCCGGTTGGGACAAGAGTTGCTCCAACGTGGGGAGCCGGAACGGGCTGAAGCGCTATTTCGTCATACACTTTCGCTGGATCAGAACGATGCGGCGAGTTGGTCCGACCTGGCACGGACGCTGGAGGATCTGGGTCAGGCAGAAGCGGCGCTCAGCTGCTATCGAAACGTCTTGCATCGTCAGCCGGGCCATGCGGTGGCGCTCGGCCAATACCTGGCCTTGATCAAAGGAGATGAAGGACTGGCCTGGGCCGCACAAGTAGAGACCGCACTCGATGGCACGCAGAGATCCCCGGAAGCCCAAGCGTTGGTCGGCTACGGTCTGGCCAAGTTCTATGATCGCCGAGGCCGGTTCTCCGATGCTGCCCGTGCGGCCACACGGGCCAATGCCGGCCGGCAACAAGCAGCCGGTCGATTTCATCGAGAGGCTTTACGAACGCGCGTGGACGGAATCGTCGAGACCTACCAGACGGACTTCTTCGCCGAACGGCGCTCGTTCGGCATCGGCACGGATCAGCCGGTGTTCATCGTCGGCCTGCCTCGTTCCGGGACGACCTTGGTCGAGCAGATTCTCGCCGCCCATCCGTTGATGCATGGCGCCGGCGAGCTGCCCGACTTGGCCAGACTCGCCGGCCAGTCCGTGGCCGGCCAGGACATCGCTCCCTGGCAGGCGGCTTATCAATTAACAGATGAGATGACCAGCCGGCTGCTGGCGCATGAATATCTGCGGGCGCTGCGCCGCAATGCCCCGCCGGACTGTCCCCGCATCAGCGACAAGCAGCCCCTCAACTTTTTCCACTTGGCCTTTGCCGCGCTGTTGTTTCCCAATGCCCGTGTGATCCATTGCCGGCGTGATGCCAAGGACAATGCCCTGTCGATCTGGATGGAGAACTTCAACCCGGATCAACGCTACGCCACGGACTTCGCCGATCTGGCGTTTTTCCGTTCGCAATATGAGCGGCTGATGGCGCACTGGCATACAGCCCTGCCGCTCACGATCCACGACGTCCAATACGAGGACGTCGTGGCGGATCTCGAAGGTCAAGCACGGAGATTGATGAGCTTTCTCGGTGCACCTTGGGACGACCGCTGTTTGAATTTCCATCAGCAGGAGCGCGCCGTCCAGACGCCCAGCCGCTGGCAGGTCCGCCAGCCGATCTATACGAAATCCGTCGGCCGCTGGAAACACTACGCGCCCCATCTACCCGAGCTGGAGAAGGCGTTCGCCCGATCCGATCATTCCGCCTGA